The following are encoded together in the Actinoplanes sp. N902-109 genome:
- a CDS encoding MEDS domain-containing protein translates to MAATPSPPGTSGRGHSSLGHACLAYDDRAALEAAAHDFLAAGRAAGQQVRYLADEAPRGWDFEPELMRPAEHYPVGGVIDPATGLARWAAATEAALAAGYTGLCVAADTTALVRTPEQLDAYVRYEHRVDRYVRANPFTAMCALDRRVLGDAVVADVACVHPHSDTPFRLFASGPGSTGAALAGELDAATRTRLEHALDRAELDPAGGELVLDAPGLTFVDHNTLLDLDAYARRRGTTVLLRTRLRSAARLADLLDLTALRVEITR, encoded by the coding sequence ATGGCAGCGACCCCTTCCCCGCCGGGCACATCCGGACGGGGCCACTCCTCGCTGGGTCATGCCTGTCTGGCCTACGACGACCGGGCGGCCCTGGAAGCCGCGGCGCACGACTTCCTCGCGGCGGGCCGCGCGGCCGGTCAGCAGGTCCGCTATCTTGCCGACGAGGCGCCGCGCGGCTGGGATTTCGAGCCCGAGCTGATGCGCCCCGCCGAGCACTATCCCGTCGGTGGGGTGATCGACCCGGCTACCGGTCTGGCGCGCTGGGCGGCGGCGACCGAGGCGGCGCTGGCGGCCGGTTACACCGGGCTGTGTGTGGCCGCCGACACCACCGCCCTGGTGCGCACCCCGGAGCAGCTGGACGCCTACGTGCGCTACGAGCACCGGGTCGACCGCTACGTCCGGGCCAACCCGTTCACCGCCATGTGTGCCCTCGACCGCCGGGTCCTGGGTGACGCGGTGGTCGCCGACGTGGCCTGCGTGCACCCCCACTCCGACACGCCGTTCCGGTTGTTCGCCAGCGGGCCGGGCAGCACCGGTGCCGCTCTGGCCGGTGAGCTCGACGCCGCCACCCGCACCCGGCTGGAGCACGCGCTCGACCGCGCCGAGCTCGACCCGGCCGGTGGTGAGCTGGTGCTGGACGCCCCCGGCCTGACCTTCGTCGACCACAACACGCTGCTCGACCTCGACGCCTACGCCCGTCGCCGGGGCACCACGGTGCTGCTGCGCACCCGGCTGCGCTCGGCCGCCCGGCTGGCGGACCTGCTCGACCTGACCGCACTGCGCGTGGAGATCACCCGATGA
- a CDS encoding SAM-dependent methyltransferase gives MASGDTEYSSRPSSARIYDALLGGNHNFAADREAAQHLLTAIPLAGEMARANRAFLNRAVQYMLDRGVRQFLDIGSGIPTVGNVHEIAQRRVPDARVVYVDIDPVAVAHSNDILKDNPWAAAIQADLRFPEAVLEHPSVRRLIDPEQPIGLLLVAMLHFVPDDGAYEAVGALRSILPRGSYVVISHGVSDTPADAAQEQVTALYRRTDVAAAHGRTRDGIMRFFGDAELVPPGLVWVHEWPDGGDGEPHGTAVIAGVARVTGSAPPAAP, from the coding sequence ATGGCGAGCGGGGACACCGAGTATTCCAGCCGGCCCAGCAGTGCCCGCATCTACGACGCACTGCTCGGCGGCAACCACAACTTCGCCGCCGACCGCGAGGCGGCCCAGCACCTGCTGACCGCGATCCCGCTGGCCGGCGAGATGGCCCGGGCCAACCGCGCCTTCCTCAACCGCGCCGTGCAGTACATGCTCGACCGCGGCGTGCGGCAGTTCCTCGACATCGGCAGCGGCATCCCGACCGTCGGCAACGTGCACGAGATCGCCCAGCGGCGCGTCCCGGACGCCCGGGTGGTCTACGTCGACATCGACCCGGTCGCGGTGGCGCACAGCAACGACATCCTCAAGGACAACCCCTGGGCCGCCGCCATCCAGGCCGACCTGCGTTTCCCGGAAGCCGTGCTGGAACACCCGTCGGTGCGCCGGCTGATCGACCCGGAGCAGCCGATCGGGCTGCTGCTGGTGGCGATGCTGCACTTCGTGCCCGACGACGGCGCCTACGAGGCGGTCGGCGCGCTGCGCTCGATCCTGCCCCGCGGGTCGTACGTGGTGATCTCGCACGGCGTCTCCGACACCCCGGCGGACGCGGCCCAGGAGCAGGTCACCGCGCTGTACCGGCGCACCGACGTGGCGGCGGCGCACGGCCGCACCCGGGACGGGATCATGCGCTTCTTCGGCGATGCCGAGCTGGTGCCGCCCGGCCTGGTGTGGGTGCACGAGTGGCCGGACGGCGGCGACGGCGAACCGCATGGCACGGCCGTGATCGCCGGGGTGGCCCGGGTCACTGGGAGCGCGCCGCCAGCAGCTCCCTGA
- a CDS encoding sensor histidine kinase: MRTGAAAGHHGYFHEAVRYASDDELLAVAVPFLLDGVAAGEPTAVALGSRTGELVRSALPARSGVEFLTGGDVYARPAAAIRSYRKLFASYVAAGAGQIRVIGEIPAIDLGNTWDWWARYESAINVAYDEFPLWSMCAYDTRITPAAVLADVACTHPRYAQPGGRHVVSQAFVEPRAFLMTEQPPVPDPLQSGPPLADLVDPSPAHARQVIRAADRGLPSQDLDDLVVAVSETVTNAARHGRSPVRLRVWPGTDRIVVTVSDAGPGPKDPFAGLLPAGDGSIGGRGLWITYQACNHVAGTRDSSGWTIRMIAGNPRL; this comes from the coding sequence ATGAGGACTGGGGCAGCCGCGGGCCATCACGGCTATTTCCACGAGGCCGTGCGCTATGCGAGCGACGACGAGCTGCTGGCCGTCGCCGTGCCGTTCCTGCTCGACGGCGTGGCCGCCGGCGAGCCCACCGCCGTTGCCCTGGGCTCCCGCACCGGCGAGCTGGTCCGCTCGGCGCTGCCGGCCCGCTCCGGCGTCGAGTTCCTGACCGGTGGCGACGTGTACGCCCGCCCGGCCGCCGCCATCCGGTCCTACCGCAAGCTGTTCGCGAGTTACGTGGCCGCCGGGGCCGGTCAGATCCGGGTGATCGGCGAGATCCCCGCCATCGATCTGGGCAACACCTGGGACTGGTGGGCGCGCTACGAGTCGGCCATCAACGTCGCGTACGACGAGTTCCCGCTGTGGAGCATGTGCGCCTACGACACCCGGATCACCCCGGCCGCGGTGCTGGCCGACGTGGCCTGCACCCACCCGCGCTACGCCCAGCCGGGTGGCCGGCACGTGGTCAGCCAGGCGTTCGTCGAGCCCCGGGCGTTCCTGATGACCGAGCAGCCACCGGTGCCGGACCCGCTGCAGTCGGGCCCGCCGCTCGCCGACCTCGTGGACCCGAGCCCGGCACATGCCCGCCAGGTGATCCGCGCGGCCGACCGCGGCCTGCCGTCGCAGGATCTGGACGACCTGGTGGTCGCGGTGAGCGAGACGGTCACCAACGCGGCGCGGCACGGCCGATCGCCGGTACGGCTGCGGGTCTGGCCCGGCACCGACCGCATCGTCGTCACGGTCTCCGACGCCGGGCCGGGCCCCAAGGACCCGTTCGCCGGTCTGCTGCCCGCCGGGGACGGCTCGATCGGCGGTCGCGGCCTCTGGATCACGTACCAGGCGTGCAACCACGTGGCCGGCACCCGGGACAGCTCCGGCTGGACCATCCGGATGATCGCCGGCAACCCACGCCTCTGA
- a CDS encoding GGDEF domain-containing protein codes for MAEREEHDPDLTHEMMIAALNRILGECGYPPVSAEGPAAGTADRMIADARTRADGIIAAARQTAVQYTDAALDQAARTMLSARRTVAGPPVPREPGAQPATDHPAGPVGAAWLAAVTAAGVYLPLAEPVAARTLDLYASSLRDAATGDPPDVEAAYRIGLDVVALGIGRPDALPATLGIVLDHLGDGDVLAPAARRVAGAFAAGFAAALQARTLAQQESLHRATQRAAREFQIALQDSEARYRRLAYYDPVTGLATKARLVQRLRQAANGADPQRHTGLCLIEIGGYPAVCEQFGAEAGDHVLGEVARRLRVAAEHPDYLPARHGSHTFTMLVHDSGGLVHLADLAEQLTRTLAEPASLPDTGLTAPLQAHIGAVDVAGDDLEPARVLVDAEIALRQARAGTSGWAVYDSRPAAGPRGGTSVSGLVTGPPTYQPIVHLGSGRVAGLHTRMVWRHPHLGTLDLTRIGQLTGDRETTTRLAGTLLQQAGRQAMQWDGGPGGPFVGVDIPLSQIGYPDSAELVREALAASGLPPARLHLHLSGLDAVPAGKHSLTVLAAVAELGVRIELDDFGTGFTSLAYLRDLPVHGLRTPAGLLQSTAAGSDADRALLAGLARTAHALGLTLTVHGVDDELRAQALAGSGCDGGQGVCFGAPATPHQVPALLRRPGKLLAAS; via the coding sequence ATGGCTGAGCGCGAGGAGCACGACCCGGACCTGACCCACGAGATGATGATCGCCGCGCTCAACCGGATCCTCGGCGAGTGCGGCTACCCGCCGGTCAGCGCGGAGGGGCCGGCCGCGGGCACGGCCGACCGGATGATCGCCGACGCCCGCACCCGGGCCGACGGCATCATCGCCGCGGCCCGCCAGACCGCGGTGCAGTACACCGATGCCGCCCTCGACCAGGCCGCCCGCACGATGCTCAGCGCCCGGCGCACGGTGGCCGGCCCGCCGGTGCCGCGCGAACCCGGCGCCCAACCGGCCACGGACCACCCGGCCGGGCCGGTCGGCGCGGCCTGGCTCGCCGCCGTCACCGCCGCCGGGGTCTACCTGCCGCTGGCCGAGCCGGTCGCGGCCCGCACCCTCGACCTGTACGCGAGCAGCCTGCGCGACGCGGCGACCGGCGACCCGCCCGACGTGGAGGCCGCCTACCGCATCGGCCTGGACGTGGTGGCGCTGGGCATCGGCCGGCCCGACGCCCTGCCGGCCACCCTGGGCATCGTGCTCGACCACCTCGGCGACGGCGACGTGCTGGCACCCGCGGCCCGCCGGGTGGCCGGGGCGTTCGCGGCCGGGTTCGCCGCCGCGCTGCAGGCCCGCACGCTGGCCCAGCAGGAGTCGCTGCACCGGGCCACCCAGCGCGCCGCCCGCGAGTTCCAGATCGCCCTGCAGGACAGCGAGGCCCGCTACCGCCGGCTCGCGTACTACGACCCGGTGACCGGGCTGGCGACCAAGGCCCGGCTGGTGCAGCGGCTGCGCCAGGCCGCCAACGGCGCAGACCCGCAGCGGCACACCGGGCTGTGCCTGATCGAGATCGGCGGTTACCCGGCGGTCTGCGAACAGTTCGGCGCCGAGGCCGGTGACCACGTGCTCGGCGAGGTGGCCCGGCGGCTGCGGGTGGCCGCCGAGCACCCCGACTACCTGCCGGCCCGGCACGGCAGCCACACGTTCACGATGCTCGTGCACGACAGCGGTGGCCTGGTGCACCTGGCCGACCTTGCCGAGCAGCTCACCCGGACCCTCGCCGAGCCGGCCTCGCTGCCGGACACCGGGCTGACCGCGCCGCTGCAGGCGCACATCGGTGCGGTGGACGTGGCCGGCGACGACCTCGAACCGGCCCGGGTGCTGGTCGACGCGGAGATCGCGCTGCGCCAGGCCCGCGCCGGCACCAGCGGCTGGGCGGTGTACGACTCACGGCCGGCCGCCGGCCCGCGCGGCGGCACCAGCGTGAGCGGGCTGGTCACCGGGCCGCCCACCTACCAGCCGATCGTCCACCTGGGCTCGGGGCGGGTCGCCGGGCTGCACACCCGGATGGTCTGGCGTCACCCCCACCTGGGCACCCTCGACCTCACCCGGATCGGCCAGCTCACCGGCGACCGGGAGACCACCACCCGGCTGGCCGGCACCCTGCTGCAGCAGGCGGGCCGTCAGGCGATGCAGTGGGACGGCGGCCCGGGCGGCCCGTTCGTCGGCGTCGACATCCCGCTCTCCCAGATCGGCTATCCCGACAGCGCCGAGCTGGTCCGCGAGGCGCTGGCCGCCAGCGGGCTGCCGCCGGCCCGGCTGCACCTGCACCTGTCCGGCCTGGACGCGGTGCCCGCCGGGAAGCACAGCCTCACCGTGCTGGCCGCGGTGGCCGAACTGGGGGTGCGCATCGAGCTCGACGACTTCGGCACTGGGTTCACCTCGCTGGCCTACCTGCGCGACCTGCCGGTGCACGGCCTGCGCACCCCGGCCGGGCTGCTGCAGAGCACGGCCGCCGGCAGCGACGCCGACCGGGCGCTGCTGGCCGGGCTGGCCCGCACCGCGCACGCCCTCGGGCTCACGCTCACCGTGCACGGCGTCGACGACGAGCTGCGCGCACAGGCGCTGGCCGGCAGCGGCTGCGACGGCGGTCAGGGGGTGTGCTTCGGTGCACCGGCCACCCCGCACCAGGTGCCCGCGTTGCTGCGCCGCCCCGGCAAGCTGCTGGCGGCCTCGTGA
- a CDS encoding AbfB domain-containing protein has product MSTEDSPTTELRVGGWVPPPPQSPAGYPPLSDSFLAAAMATVPQPAAEPGSTAVPRRRRTIAACAACAVLLVTGTIAWQSSRPGAVAAPQFVTLPSVPTVPALPVAPPTASASAGASLSVSAAASVLHPSSAGASAPASAPASASAPPSPAPGSSRTAKPTTGAPATKAPTTSGPFRIGTAVSLEVADYPGYLVRHRNFRARVDRISSRSSDLDHADSRFVVRAGLADAACVSFEASNYAGYYLRHRNGEVWLDQRSGSALYAADATFCPAGGRAGPVTLHPQNYPDQALAVFRSEIGLGTRGTAFAVRSPF; this is encoded by the coding sequence ATGTCCACAGAGGATTCCCCAACCACCGAACTGCGCGTCGGTGGCTGGGTGCCGCCGCCCCCGCAGAGCCCAGCCGGATACCCGCCGCTGTCCGATTCGTTCCTCGCCGCGGCGATGGCCACGGTCCCGCAGCCCGCCGCCGAGCCGGGCAGCACCGCCGTCCCGCGCCGCCGCCGCACCATCGCCGCCTGCGCCGCCTGTGCCGTCCTGCTGGTCACCGGCACCATCGCCTGGCAGTCGTCGCGCCCCGGTGCCGTCGCCGCCCCGCAGTTCGTCACGCTGCCCTCGGTGCCGACCGTGCCCGCCCTGCCGGTCGCCCCGCCGACGGCCTCCGCCTCGGCCGGGGCCTCGCTGTCGGTCTCGGCCGCCGCGTCGGTGCTGCACCCATCCTCGGCGGGCGCTTCGGCCCCGGCGTCGGCTCCTGCGTCCGCTTCGGCTCCGCCTTCGCCCGCGCCGGGTTCTTCCCGTACGGCGAAGCCCACCACCGGCGCCCCGGCCACGAAGGCGCCCACCACCTCGGGACCGTTCCGGATCGGTACGGCGGTCAGCCTCGAAGTCGCGGACTACCCGGGCTACCTGGTCCGGCACCGGAATTTCCGGGCCCGGGTCGACCGGATCAGTTCGCGCAGCTCGGATCTCGACCACGCCGACTCGCGCTTCGTCGTGCGGGCCGGGCTGGCCGATGCAGCCTGCGTTTCCTTCGAGGCGTCCAACTACGCGGGCTACTACCTGCGGCACCGCAACGGCGAGGTCTGGCTGGACCAGCGCTCCGGCAGCGCCCTGTACGCCGCCGACGCGACGTTCTGCCCGGCCGGGGGACGGGCCGGCCCGGTGACGCTGCACCCGCAGAACTACCCGGACCAGGCGCTGGCTGTGTTCCGCTCCGAGATCGGGCTGGGCACCCGGGGCACCGCCTTCGCGGTCCGATCACCCTTCTGA
- a CDS encoding sigma-70 family RNA polymerase sigma factor — protein sequence MVDAHDAHDVDSDTAGPPRPGEPIVDPPPTVLPPVIVDPPPAAEIEDFFRRYWAGLVRNLMREGANRWEAQDAVSEAIREALRRWRDLTHPVAWVRTAARSHWLKQRKASGLNDVEVLVPDVAELSEGRADDPELQAYEVEEWFSGVLAQLPPARREALELSAQGLTPSEIAAQVGKTPEAVRTALKLGRKQAVALWRAIPEQRGPRPSASVEPPSGPGPAGGDPGKESDG from the coding sequence GTGGTCGACGCGCATGACGCGCACGACGTGGATTCGGACACGGCGGGACCACCGCGACCCGGCGAGCCCATCGTGGACCCGCCGCCCACGGTACTGCCCCCGGTCATCGTGGACCCGCCGCCCGCGGCAGAGATCGAGGACTTCTTCCGGCGCTACTGGGCCGGGCTGGTGCGCAACCTGATGCGGGAGGGCGCCAACCGCTGGGAGGCCCAGGACGCCGTCTCCGAGGCCATCCGCGAGGCGCTGCGCCGCTGGCGGGACCTCACCCACCCGGTGGCCTGGGTCCGCACGGCAGCCCGCTCGCACTGGCTCAAGCAGCGCAAGGCCAGCGGGCTGAACGACGTCGAGGTGCTGGTGCCCGATGTCGCCGAGCTCAGCGAGGGCCGGGCCGACGACCCCGAGCTGCAGGCGTACGAGGTCGAGGAGTGGTTCTCCGGGGTGCTGGCGCAGCTGCCGCCGGCCCGTCGCGAGGCGCTGGAGCTGTCCGCGCAGGGCCTGACCCCCTCGGAGATCGCCGCCCAGGTCGGCAAGACACCCGAGGCCGTCCGCACCGCCCTCAAGCTGGGCCGCAAGCAGGCCGTGGCGCTGTGGCGGGCGATCCCGGAGCAGCGCGGCCCGCGACCGTCCGCATCGGTCGAGCCGCCGTCCGGGCCCGGGCCCGCCGGTGGCGACCCGGGGAAGGAGTCCGATGGCTGA
- the zwf gene encoding glucose-6-phosphate dehydrogenase — protein MATTKTVFVLFGATGDLAKRMVLPAFYTLAIEGLLPEDWVLVGNGRGDVAHEDFRQHVHDVLTEFGPHPEHGPWKDFEQRLLFAGGGFNTDSPGSLLDVIGDARAQLGADAQLVHYFAVPPSAFTELTRALGEHGLAEGARVVFEKPFGTSPEGFRELDRTVHKVLDESQVYRIDHFLGKEATQNLHVLRFANELFAAMWNNKHIESVQIDVPEDLGIDDRAGFYDATGAVLDMLVTHLFQVAAEVAMEPPATLDAAGLQSAREKVIKAFRPLDPAEVVLGQFDGYREVEGIKARSRTDTYVAAKLWIDNPRWRGVPFLLRTGKRMAASEQHVSIVLRTPETPLPGLPQQSNVLVFSLSGNGAIGVTMLVKKPGVELEVEPASVDLLLGKLPDAEPLPPYARLIHDVLLGDRSLFTRPDGLAATWKTVQPLLEHRPRLQKYAPGSWGPAAARKLAAPHGWILGD, from the coding sequence ATGGCGACGACGAAGACCGTGTTCGTGCTGTTCGGCGCGACCGGTGACCTGGCGAAGCGGATGGTGCTCCCCGCGTTCTACACGCTGGCGATCGAGGGCCTGCTGCCCGAGGACTGGGTGCTGGTCGGCAACGGGCGCGGCGACGTCGCCCACGAGGACTTCCGCCAGCACGTGCACGACGTGCTCACCGAGTTCGGCCCGCACCCCGAGCATGGGCCGTGGAAGGACTTCGAGCAGCGGCTGCTGTTCGCCGGCGGCGGCTTCAACACCGACTCCCCCGGCAGCCTGCTCGACGTCATCGGCGACGCACGCGCCCAGCTGGGTGCGGACGCTCAGCTGGTGCACTACTTCGCGGTGCCGCCGTCGGCGTTCACCGAGCTGACCCGGGCGCTGGGCGAGCACGGCCTGGCCGAGGGTGCCCGGGTGGTCTTCGAGAAGCCGTTCGGTACGTCGCCGGAGGGCTTCCGCGAGCTCGACCGTACGGTGCACAAGGTCCTCGACGAGTCGCAGGTGTACCGGATCGACCACTTCCTGGGCAAGGAAGCCACCCAGAACCTGCACGTGCTGCGGTTCGCCAACGAGCTGTTCGCGGCCATGTGGAACAACAAGCACATCGAGAGCGTGCAGATCGACGTACCGGAGGATCTGGGCATCGACGACCGCGCCGGGTTCTACGACGCCACCGGCGCGGTGCTGGACATGCTGGTCACCCATCTGTTCCAGGTCGCCGCCGAGGTGGCGATGGAGCCGCCGGCAACGCTGGACGCCGCCGGGCTGCAGAGCGCGCGGGAGAAGGTCATCAAGGCGTTCCGCCCGCTGGACCCGGCCGAGGTGGTGCTGGGCCAGTTCGACGGCTACCGCGAGGTCGAGGGGATCAAGGCCCGCTCGCGCACCGACACGTACGTGGCCGCGAAGCTGTGGATCGACAACCCGCGCTGGCGGGGTGTGCCGTTCCTGCTGCGCACGGGCAAGCGGATGGCCGCCTCCGAGCAGCACGTCAGCATCGTGCTCCGCACCCCCGAGACCCCGCTGCCGGGGCTGCCGCAGCAGTCGAACGTGCTGGTCTTCTCGCTGTCCGGCAACGGGGCGATCGGGGTGACGATGCTGGTCAAGAAGCCGGGCGTGGAGCTCGAGGTGGAGCCGGCGAGCGTGGACCTGCTGCTGGGCAAGCTGCCCGACGCCGAGCCGCTGCCGCCGTACGCCCGGCTCATCCACGACGTGCTGCTGGGTGACCGGTCGCTGTTCACCCGCCCGGACGGGCTGGCCGCCACCTGGAAGACGGTGCAGCCGCTGCTGGAGCACCGGCCACGGCTGCAGAAGTACGCGCCGGGCTCGTGGGGTCCGGCCGCCGCCCGCAAGCTGGCCGCCCCGCACGGGTGGATCCTGGGTGATTGA
- a CDS encoding MOSC domain-containing protein has protein sequence MPEIVQLLASPVHRYEGRPSDGPAAAPPGELVEQVTVRAGLGIVGDRYFAKPAHRDASVTVMARESLPAGADLVQARRNILVSGLAVDELVGSVLGLDSGAGTVWLEVRRRANPCAWMDVVIAPGAFKALRGRGGIRCVPLNDGVLRVGPVEVAIRATA, from the coding sequence GTGCCCGAGATCGTTCAACTGCTGGCGTCGCCTGTTCACCGGTACGAGGGGCGGCCCTCGGACGGCCCGGCTGCGGCGCCGCCGGGGGAGCTGGTCGAGCAGGTCACGGTCCGGGCCGGGCTCGGCATCGTGGGCGACCGCTACTTCGCCAAGCCCGCGCACCGCGACGCCAGTGTGACCGTGATGGCGCGGGAGTCGTTGCCCGCCGGTGCCGATCTGGTGCAGGCCCGGCGCAACATCCTGGTGTCCGGCCTGGCCGTCGACGAGCTGGTGGGGTCGGTGCTGGGGCTGGACTCCGGCGCCGGGACGGTGTGGCTGGAGGTGCGCCGGCGGGCCAACCCGTGCGCGTGGATGGACGTGGTGATCGCGCCGGGGGCGTTCAAGGCGTTGCGCGGCCGGGGCGGCATCCGGTGCGTGCCGCTCAACGACGGGGTGCTGCGGGTCGGCCCGGTCGAGGTGGCGATCCGGGCCACCGCCTGA
- a CDS encoding LLM class flavin-dependent oxidoreductase, whose amino-acid sequence MVSVEFGLDTFGDVTVGTDGNPLPYGQVIRNVVEQAVLADEVGVDVFGLGEHHRDDYAVSSPEVVLAAVAARTRRIKLGTAVTVLSSDDPVRVFERFATLAAVSNGRAEITLGRGSFTESFPLFGFDLADYERLFAEKADLMAQLLTEKPVTWSGSVRPALNGQEVYPKTEAGRIPTWIGVGGSPESVVRAAQYGFPLVLAIIGGDPARFAPYVDLYHRALAQFDRERLPVAVHAPGFVAASDEEAVETLWPHAQKSITRIGAERGWPPLTRDRFEADIAEGAWHVGSPETVAAKIARTVTALGIQRFDLKYSAGTLPHEDLMTAIHLYGTEVIPRVRELLAARSQ is encoded by the coding sequence ATGGTCTCCGTGGAATTCGGTCTCGATACTTTCGGTGATGTCACCGTGGGCACTGACGGCAATCCTCTGCCCTACGGTCAGGTGATCCGCAACGTCGTCGAGCAGGCAGTACTGGCCGACGAGGTGGGCGTGGACGTGTTCGGTCTGGGTGAGCACCACCGCGACGACTACGCGGTGTCGTCGCCCGAGGTGGTGCTGGCCGCGGTCGCCGCGCGCACCCGGCGGATCAAGCTGGGCACCGCGGTGACCGTGCTCAGCTCGGATGACCCGGTGCGGGTCTTCGAGCGGTTCGCGACGCTGGCCGCGGTGTCGAACGGGCGGGCCGAGATCACCCTGGGCCGCGGGTCGTTCACCGAGTCGTTCCCGCTGTTCGGCTTCGACCTGGCGGACTACGAGCGGTTGTTCGCCGAGAAGGCCGACCTGATGGCGCAACTGCTCACCGAGAAGCCGGTGACCTGGTCCGGCTCGGTGCGCCCGGCGCTGAACGGTCAGGAGGTGTACCCGAAGACCGAGGCCGGGCGGATCCCCACCTGGATCGGCGTGGGCGGCAGCCCGGAGTCGGTGGTGCGGGCCGCCCAGTACGGCTTCCCGCTGGTGCTGGCCATCATCGGTGGTGACCCGGCGCGCTTCGCCCCGTACGTGGATCTGTATCACCGCGCCTTGGCGCAGTTCGACCGCGAGAGATTGCCGGTGGCGGTGCACGCGCCGGGGTTTGTCGCGGCGAGCGACGAGGAGGCGGTCGAGACGCTGTGGCCGCACGCGCAGAAGTCGATCACCCGGATCGGGGCCGAGCGGGGCTGGCCGCCGCTCACCCGCGACCGCTTCGAGGCCGACATCGCCGAGGGCGCGTGGCACGTCGGCTCGCCCGAGACGGTCGCGGCGAAGATCGCACGCACCGTGACCGCCCTGGGCATCCAGCGGTTCGACCTCAAGTACTCGGCCGGCACGCTTCCGCACGAGGATCTGATGACCGCGATCCACCTGTACGGCACCGAGGTGATCCCGCGGGTCAGGGAGCTGCTGGCGGCGCGCTCCCAGTGA